The following DNA comes from Desulfovibrio sp..
CGCTGGGCGTCAAAATCTAGAACACGGCCGTTTAACGGCGTCGTGCCGTTGCGAGGTCGTGGCCCCGCCGTACGCGCCACTGTTCTTTCGCCTGCCGGAGCATGGAGGCCATGTTTCCGGCGCTTGGCGCTTGCGCGGCAACGACGCTCAAGGTCGCTGCGCTGTAGGCAGAAAAATGCTCTGGAGGACGTCAGGGGGCCCCATGCCGGACCACAACGACGAAAAAACCTACCGCATCGGTGAAGTTGCGGAACTGCTCAACCTCAAAACCCATGTGCTGCGCTTCTGGGAGACGGAATTTCCCCAGTTGGCGCCTTTGCGCACGGGTAAGGGGCAGCGCCTTTACACCGAGGAGCATGTGGGCCTTTTGCGGCGCATACGGCAATTGCTGCACGAACAGGGCATGACCATTGAAGGCGCGCGCCGTGTGCTGCAAGGCAGCGCCGTGGTGGACGAAAGTCTGCCTGAGCGCGTGGCCGCAGTGCCTGACCCGGATTTCATGCGCATGCTCAAACGGGAACTGACGGCGGTGCGCC
Coding sequences within:
- a CDS encoding MerR family transcriptional regulator gives rise to the protein MPDHNDEKTYRIGEVAELLNLKTHVLRFWETEFPQLAPLRTGKGQRLYTEEHVGLLRRIRQLLHEQGMTIEGARRVLQGSAVVDESLPERVAAVPDPDFMRMLKRELTAVRRLLNGG